The following proteins come from a genomic window of candidate division WOR-3 bacterium:
- the ftcD gene encoding glutamate formimidoyltransferase gives MKLIECIPNFSEGRNKNKIEEIIKEVEKTSGVFILDVHSGFSTNRTVLTMVGTPKGIEEAAFKLYRKASELIDMRNHRGVHPRIGAIDVCPFIPIKNTKMEECIKIAKSLGEKVAEELKIPVYLYGKASSTKEREDLSTIRKFEYEGLKERIHLPFWKPDFGEAKMDERKGATLIGARDLLIAFNINLNTKDKRIASEIAGKIRESGFMKVSNGRKVRVPGKLKGVRAIGWYIEELGCAQVSSNLTDFKKTPLYLLFEEVKKEAEKLCVEVRGSELVGLIPEEALIESGKFYSKGRNSLRKKELIEIAINCLGLSEKEKFEPNNKILEYKLKNINGYFNL, from the coding sequence ATGAAACTTATTGAATGTATTCCAAACTTCTCTGAAGGAAGAAATAAAAATAAAATAGAAGAAATAATAAAAGAAGTAGAAAAAACATCTGGGGTTTTCATCTTAGATGTTCACTCAGGCTTTTCGACGAATAGGACTGTTTTAACGATGGTTGGGACTCCAAAAGGAATAGAGGAAGCAGCTTTTAAATTGTATAGAAAGGCTTCCGAATTAATTGATATGAGAAACCACAGAGGTGTTCATCCAAGGATCGGAGCTATTGATGTTTGTCCATTTATTCCTATTAAAAATACTAAAATGGAGGAATGCATAAAGATTGCAAAGAGTCTTGGAGAAAAAGTCGCGGAAGAACTTAAAATTCCAGTATACCTATATGGGAAAGCTTCCTCTACTAAAGAGAGAGAGGACTTATCTACCATAAGAAAATTTGAATACGAAGGGCTTAAGGAAAGAATTCACTTACCTTTTTGGAAACCAGACTTTGGAGAAGCGAAGATGGATGAAAGAAAGGGGGCAACATTAATAGGAGCGAGAGACTTGTTAATTGCTTTTAATATAAACCTTAATACAAAAGATAAAAGAATTGCAAGTGAAATCGCAGGAAAAATAAGAGAATCAGGTTTTATGAAGGTGAGTAACGGTAGGAAAGTGAGAGTACCGGGAAAACTGAAAGGTGTAAGAGCAATTGGATGGTATATAGAAGAATTAGGCTGTGCTCAAGTTTCTTCTAATTTGACGGACTTCAAAAAAACACCTCTTTATCTTCTCTTTGAAGAGGTAAAAAAAGAAGCAGAGAAACTTTGTGTTGAGGTAAGAGGTAGTGAATTAGTTGGGCTTATTCCGGAAGAAGCGCTAATTGAGAGTGGTAAGTTCTATTCGAAAGGTAGAAATTCCTTAAGGAAGAAAGAGTTAATTGAAATAGCTATTAATTGTCTTGGACTTTCAGAAAAAGAGAAGTTTGAACCTAATAATAAGATCCTTGAATATAAATTAAAAAATATAAATGGATATTTTAATCTCTGA
- a CDS encoding cyclodeaminase/cyclohydrolase family protein, whose translation MDILISDFIERLSSSSPTPGGGSVTALLGAFSSSLTMMVGNLTYGKKKYEEAWDKAKEVIDEAKNLNEEFLLLFYEDMEAFTKLLASFSLPRETEEEKKRREEEIEKATKKAIEVPLKVMEKSKKCLELTLIMAKIGNLNAISDVGIAGEIAFSACKSASFNVLINLKFLKDSEYSLEIEKRQREILDEVRALKEEIESIVIKKIK comes from the coding sequence ATGGATATTTTAATCTCTGATTTTATAGAAAGACTTTCTTCTTCTTCTCCAACCCCAGGAGGAGGTTCTGTTACTGCTCTTCTTGGAGCATTTTCTTCTTCTCTTACAATGATGGTTGGAAATCTCACATATGGTAAAAAGAAATATGAGGAAGCCTGGGATAAGGCTAAAGAGGTAATTGATGAAGCGAAGAATCTTAATGAAGAATTTCTTTTACTTTTTTATGAGGATATGGAAGCTTTTACAAAACTCTTGGCTTCTTTTAGCTTACCAAGAGAAACTGAAGAAGAGAAGAAAAGAAGAGAGGAAGAAATAGAAAAAGCAACAAAAAAAGCAATAGAAGTTCCTTTAAAAGTGATGGAAAAGAGTAAAAAATGTTTGGAACTAACATTGATAATGGCAAAAATTGGGAATTTGAATGCCATTAGTGATGTAGGGATTGCAGGAGAGATAGCTTTTTCTGCTTGTAAAAGTGCGTCTTTTAATGTCCTTATTAATTTAAAATTTTTGAAAGATTCAGAATACTCTTTGGAAATTGAGAAAAGGCAAAGAGAAATTTTAGATGAAGTGAGAGCTCTTAAAGAAGAAATTGAGTCAATTGTAATAAAAAAGATTAAATAA
- a CDS encoding cyclic nucleotide-binding domain-containing protein has translation MIVKEGEKGDSMYIIAEGKVNVLLKRKGEDILLATLEKGNFFGEMSLLRGDLRSATVEALTDLKLIEITKRDLEKLYKKNPKLLSKIALSLCAELCRRVSRTSNSLESYHHINRALLHNPKFKNFLQKIWKKKEV, from the coding sequence ATAATCGTAAAAGAAGGCGAAAAAGGTGATTCAATGTATATTATAGCGGAAGGGAAAGTAAATGTGTTACTAAAAAGGAAAGGAGAAGACATTCTTCTTGCAACTCTTGAAAAAGGAAATTTTTTTGGGGAGATGAGTCTTTTGAGGGGAGATTTAAGGAGTGCAACTGTAGAGGCACTGACAGATTTAAAGTTAATAGAAATAACAAAAAGGGATTTAGAAAAATTATACAAAAAAAATCCAAAATTGCTAAGTAAGATTGCTTTGAGTTTATGTGCAGAGCTTTGTCGCAGAGTTTCTCGCACAAGTAATTCTCTTGAGTCTTACCATCACATTAATAGAGCTCTTTTACATAATCCTAAATTTAAAAACTTTTTACAAAAAATCTGGAAAAAAAAGGAGGTTTAA
- a CDS encoding OmpA family protein, whose amino-acid sequence MSLILLLTFSYVSFSTGSGSFNLYSARTLPMTTLAFNAHLTAARQNFGSRSHFVTDGKFGFTYGVVDPLEIYLGATVYSKYAYSNAFFSPDETEFEMGWKNIYGGIKFYLPIVGGFLQEEEPVFKWLVGGHIGTAFNPFEPTNKEEILMETFYPGIRHAPDFALDLLSDLEIYPLLVHLNGGYVKRGKIWKTGSIIPGGESRPSLIRFGGGLELAAGSYTRFLFEVKDIIAEEDNPDTLIGSFGIRFLVPRTFSFDLGVDYVFNDSTDFVPDALFDEGGQWRYRLGFTIQSTLIEKKKEEKPKKGVISLMVTDQETNEPLIVTVSFEETGLSYQTGEDGKIDIEIDPGVYKMKLSKEGYLPKEASITVKSSSTISINTVLRREKKEVPVVETGIFTGTVSAFREETPLLAKIEFLGTEIPSIASDGVSGVFKKELEVGTYNVRISADGYLPETFPIEIKKGETTIKNVKLVKKLEKEEKIVLQGINFPSGKATIPPDQYPILDKVVEILKANENVKVEISGHTDSVGDEAYNLRLSELRAESVKNYLVQRGISPIRLTTRGYGETQPIAPNTTREGRWQNRRIEFKVIATE is encoded by the coding sequence ATGTCTTTAATATTACTATTAACCTTTAGTTACGTAAGTTTTTCTACCGGAAGTGGAAGTTTTAATCTTTATTCTGCAAGAACTTTACCTATGACAACATTAGCTTTTAATGCTCATCTTACCGCAGCTAGACAAAATTTTGGTTCCCGTTCCCATTTTGTTACAGATGGAAAATTTGGTTTTACCTATGGGGTTGTGGATCCTCTTGAGATTTATCTTGGAGCAACGGTTTATAGTAAATACGCATATAGCAATGCATTCTTTAGCCCTGATGAAACAGAGTTTGAAATGGGGTGGAAAAATATTTATGGAGGAATAAAGTTTTATTTGCCCATTGTAGGAGGTTTTTTACAAGAGGAAGAACCGGTTTTCAAATGGTTAGTTGGAGGACACATTGGAACAGCATTTAATCCATTTGAACCAACCAATAAAGAAGAAATTTTAATGGAGACTTTCTATCCTGGAATAAGACATGCTCCAGATTTTGCGTTAGATCTTCTAAGTGATCTTGAGATATATCCTCTTCTTGTCCACTTAAATGGAGGATATGTTAAAAGAGGAAAAATCTGGAAGACGGGTTCCATTATTCCGGGTGGAGAATCAAGACCTAGCTTGATCAGGTTTGGTGGTGGTCTTGAGCTTGCAGCAGGTTCATACACTCGTTTCCTATTTGAGGTAAAAGATATAATAGCTGAAGAAGATAATCCTGATACTTTAATAGGTTCTTTTGGGATTAGATTTCTCGTCCCAAGGACATTTTCTTTTGACCTTGGGGTTGACTACGTATTTAACGACTCCACAGATTTTGTTCCGGATGCATTATTTGATGAAGGAGGACAATGGAGATATCGGCTGGGATTCACTATACAGAGCACTCTTATAGAAAAGAAGAAAGAAGAAAAACCCAAGAAAGGTGTTATTTCTTTAATGGTGACCGATCAAGAGACGAACGAACCTTTAATAGTAACAGTATCCTTTGAGGAGACAGGTCTTAGTTATCAAACAGGAGAGGATGGAAAGATTGATATAGAGATTGATCCAGGAGTTTATAAAATGAAGCTTTCAAAAGAGGGTTATCTTCCAAAAGAAGCTTCTATAACTGTGAAGTCTTCTTCTACAATTAGTATAAATACTGTTCTAAGAAGAGAGAAAAAAGAAGTTCCGGTGGTAGAGACAGGAATCTTTACAGGAACTGTTAGTGCTTTTAGAGAAGAAACGCCCCTTCTTGCAAAAATAGAATTCTTAGGGACAGAAATACCTTCCATTGCATCTGATGGGGTTAGTGGTGTGTTTAAGAAAGAGCTCGAGGTGGGAACTTATAACGTTCGTATTTCTGCTGATGGATATTTACCTGAGACTTTCCCAATCGAAATAAAGAAAGGTGAAACCACGATAAAGAATGTGAAATTGGTGAAGAAGTTAGAAAAAGAAGAGAAAATCGTTCTCCAAGGAATTAATTTCCCATCCGGTAAAGCAACAATACCTCCAGATCAATATCCTATTCTTGATAAGGTTGTAGAAATTTTAAAGGCCAACGAAAATGTAAAGGTTGAAATTTCTGGACATACAGATTCTGTTGGAGATGAAGCTTATAACCTGAGACTATCTGAGCTAAGAGCAGAATCTGTAAAGAACTATCTTGTTCAAAGAGGGATAAGTCCTATCCGTCTTACAACAAGAGGTTATGGAGAAACTCAACCAATTGCTCCTAATACAACTCGTGAAGGGAGATGGCAGAATAGAAGGATTGAGTTTAAGGTTATTGCAACAGAATAA
- a CDS encoding UvrD-helicase domain-containing protein, which yields MNFKEELNEEQIKAVMHTEGPALVLAGAGSGKTRVITYRIAYLLRILGVKPHQILAVTFTNKAADEMKERLGNLVGVLIRGIWIGTFHSVCARLLREFSDYLPYSKNFVIYDSEDERNLISEVMKELRIQEKNLPLSYTHRMISNLKNKLILPDEFTPYDYKTELLKEVYKKYEERLKENDAMDFDDLLFNLYNLLEKNENVREKLNGRFIHKLVDEYQDTNTAQYEILKRLSLKYDNVFVVGDDDQSIYGFRGADINNILNFEEDFPNSKVYKLEKNYRSTKRILEVASSVVKNNRFRKEKKLWTEAPEGEKITLFSGTTEKEEAEKLIKFLKKEMENYSKKEILITYRTNAQSRAIEEALLRENIAYKIVGSVKFYERKEIKDIISYIKFIVNKNDSISFSRILNTPKRGIGKATKERIEKISKEKNISLWEASEELAEEEKRVKDFVNLIRELEKIKRIDELINSIIEKTGYIEILKKEDTEESEGRIENIQELVSAVYEFIERSGKTSPEDYLIDVGLKTEIDYWDEKAEAVNLMTLHNTKGLEFEVVFIVGIGEGLLPHYRSIKEGNIEEERRLFYVGMTRAKKKLYLSYFNNPGAGWEGRKMILPSSFLWELPYKEVIDLTTERIGERRKNFDETSIWVEHPIFGRGKVLEVLDGDKLLISFGGETKKIKRSFLK from the coding sequence TTGAACTTCAAAGAAGAACTCAACGAAGAGCAGATAAAAGCAGTAATGCATACCGAAGGACCCGCTCTGGTTCTCGCCGGAGCGGGGAGTGGTAAAACGAGAGTGATTACTTATAGAATTGCTTATCTTTTAAGAATCTTAGGTGTGAAACCGCATCAAATTCTTGCAGTTACTTTTACAAATAAAGCGGCGGATGAGATGAAAGAAAGGTTGGGAAATTTAGTGGGTGTTCTTATTAGAGGAATCTGGATTGGAACTTTCCATTCTGTTTGTGCTAGGCTTCTTAGAGAATTTTCTGATTACCTCCCCTATTCTAAAAACTTTGTTATATATGACTCTGAAGATGAAAGAAATCTCATAAGTGAGGTAATGAAAGAACTTCGTATCCAGGAAAAGAATCTTCCTCTTTCTTATACGCATAGGATGATATCAAACCTAAAAAATAAGTTAATTTTGCCAGATGAATTTACTCCCTATGATTATAAAACAGAGTTACTAAAAGAGGTTTATAAGAAGTATGAAGAAAGACTTAAAGAAAATGATGCAATGGATTTTGATGATCTTCTCTTTAATCTATATAATTTATTAGAAAAAAACGAAAATGTTAGAGAAAAACTAAATGGTAGATTTATCCATAAATTGGTAGATGAATATCAAGATACTAATACAGCCCAATATGAAATACTAAAAAGATTATCTTTGAAATATGACAATGTGTTTGTAGTGGGGGATGATGATCAATCTATATATGGATTTAGAGGAGCGGATATAAACAACATATTGAATTTTGAGGAGGACTTTCCTAATTCAAAAGTTTACAAACTTGAGAAGAACTATCGATCTACAAAAAGAATTCTTGAAGTAGCTTCTTCTGTTGTAAAAAATAATCGTTTTAGAAAAGAGAAAAAACTTTGGACAGAAGCTCCAGAAGGGGAGAAAATCACTTTATTTTCAGGAACAACAGAGAAAGAAGAGGCCGAAAAGCTAATAAAATTTTTGAAAAAAGAGATGGAAAATTATAGTAAAAAAGAAATACTAATAACATATAGAACAAATGCCCAATCAAGAGCTATAGAAGAAGCGCTTTTAAGAGAGAATATAGCTTATAAAATTGTAGGAAGCGTTAAATTTTACGAAAGGAAGGAAATAAAAGATATTATTTCTTATATCAAGTTTATTGTAAATAAGAATGATTCTATCTCTTTTTCAAGAATTTTGAATACTCCGAAAAGAGGGATAGGTAAAGCAACAAAAGAAAGAATAGAAAAAATAAGTAAAGAAAAAAACATTTCTTTGTGGGAAGCTTCAGAGGAGCTTGCTGAAGAAGAAAAAAGAGTTAAAGATTTCGTAAATCTTATAAGGGAACTTGAGAAAATAAAAAGGATTGATGAGCTTATAAATTCTATAATAGAAAAAACGGGTTATATAGAAATTCTAAAAAAAGAGGATACAGAAGAGTCAGAGGGAAGGATTGAGAATATTCAGGAACTGGTATCTGCGGTTTATGAATTTATTGAGCGTTCAGGTAAGACTTCACCTGAAGATTATTTGATAGATGTGGGACTTAAAACCGAAATTGATTATTGGGATGAGAAAGCCGAAGCTGTCAACTTAATGACTTTACATAATACAAAAGGACTTGAATTTGAAGTTGTTTTTATTGTTGGAATTGGAGAGGGTCTTCTTCCACATTATAGAAGTATTAAAGAAGGAAATATAGAAGAGGAAAGGAGGCTTTTTTACGTTGGAATGACAAGAGCAAAGAAAAAATTGTATCTTTCTTATTTCAATAATCCGGGAGCAGGATGGGAAGGTAGGAAAATGATCCTCCCTTCTTCTTTCTTATGGGAGCTTCCTTATAAGGAGGTTATAGATTTAACAACCGAGCGAATAGGAGAAAGGAGAAAGAATTTTGATGAGACAAGTATTTGGGTAGAACATCCAATATTCGGCAGAGGAAAAGTCTTAGAAGTTTTAGATGGAGATAAACTTTTAATCTCTTTTGGTGGAGAGACAAAAAAGATAAAAAGAAGTTTTTTGAAATGA
- a CDS encoding aspartyl/glutamyl-tRNA amidotransferase subunit C: protein MKKIDIKHLSKLANIQLDKDEEKKLQEDLDKIIKHIQKIQEVEISCPLSSNYLKIEKLILREDKEEKPLPVKEVLLNTVNPINNHFTINKIINEDNS, encoded by the coding sequence ATGAAAAAGATAGATATAAAACACCTCTCAAAACTTGCAAATATTCAGCTAGATAAAGATGAAGAGAAAAAACTTCAGGAAGATCTTGATAAGATTATTAAACATATCCAGAAAATCCAGGAAGTGGAAATTAGTTGTCCACTTTCTAGTAATTACCTTAAAATAGAAAAATTGATCCTAAGGGAAGACAAAGAAGAGAAACCTCTTCCAGTGAAAGAGGTTTTGTTAAATACTGTAAATCCAATTAATAATCATTTCACAATAAATAAAATTATCAATGAAGACAATAGCTAA
- the gatA gene encoding Asp-tRNA(Asn)/Glu-tRNA(Gln) amidotransferase subunit GatA, translating to MKTIANYHKEFERGEYTPLELLEECLRNIDPEINAFITVTEELARESLKRSKKGRLRGIPIAVKDNINIKGVPTTCGSGILRGFIPPYSATVIERIESEGGIFIGKTNLDEFGMGSSTERSFYGPTKNPYDLSRVPGGSSGGSAAALASGSAIISLGSDTGGSVRQPASYCGLVGLKPTYGRVSRYGLVAFASSLDQIGIIGRNSEDVGLLLSVIAGYDKRDSTSSTNEVEDYENLEFPQKGIKIGIPEEYFEEIDEEVYNKVMEIKEALEKEGFSFKKVSLPSTDYIISTYQVISYAEASSNLARYDGVRYGLRKEGKDFLETIRKSREEGFLPEVKRRILVGTFVLSSEAIAEYYERADLIRKIITWEFEECFKEVDYLFTPATPTPAFPIGERTDDPIRMHIPDRLTAGANLSGIPAIVAPAGFVGHLPIGYQIMGRHFDEKGLLSLVKLVEKIKPFKGLSYE from the coding sequence ATGAAGACAATAGCTAATTACCACAAAGAATTTGAAAGGGGAGAATATACCCCTCTTGAACTACTGGAGGAATGTCTTAGAAATATTGATCCGGAGATTAACGCTTTTATAACGGTTACGGAAGAACTTGCAAGAGAAAGTTTAAAAAGATCTAAGAAAGGAAGATTAAGAGGCATACCAATCGCAGTTAAGGATAATATAAATATCAAAGGGGTTCCTACAACTTGTGGTTCTGGTATCCTTAGGGGTTTTATTCCTCCTTATTCTGCCACTGTAATTGAGAGAATTGAGAGTGAGGGAGGGATTTTTATAGGGAAAACAAATCTTGACGAATTTGGAATGGGTTCTTCTACAGAGCGTTCATTTTATGGCCCCACAAAGAATCCCTATGATTTATCAAGAGTTCCAGGAGGCTCAAGCGGTGGCTCAGCAGCAGCTTTAGCTTCCGGAAGTGCTATTATCTCTCTTGGATCTGATACTGGAGGTTCGGTTAGGCAACCTGCTTCCTATTGTGGACTTGTGGGACTTAAACCAACTTATGGTAGAGTATCAAGATATGGGCTTGTTGCTTTCGCCTCTTCTTTAGACCAAATAGGGATTATAGGAAGAAACTCAGAAGATGTTGGACTTCTGTTAAGTGTAATAGCAGGATATGATAAAAGAGATTCTACCTCTTCAACTAATGAAGTTGAAGATTACGAAAATTTAGAGTTTCCACAAAAGGGAATAAAAATAGGAATTCCAGAGGAATATTTTGAAGAAATTGATGAGGAAGTTTATAATAAAGTAATGGAAATTAAAGAAGCTTTAGAAAAAGAAGGGTTTTCTTTTAAAAAAGTCTCTTTACCAAGCACAGATTACATAATTTCTACTTATCAAGTTATCTCTTATGCTGAGGCTTCTTCTAATCTTGCAAGATATGATGGGGTTAGATATGGTTTAAGAAAAGAGGGAAAAGATTTCTTAGAAACAATAAGAAAATCAAGAGAAGAAGGTTTCCTTCCAGAGGTCAAAAGAAGAATTCTTGTTGGGACATTTGTTCTCTCCTCCGAAGCTATTGCCGAATATTATGAAAGAGCAGATCTTATAAGGAAAATAATTACATGGGAATTTGAGGAATGTTTTAAAGAAGTTGATTATCTTTTTACTCCTGCAACTCCAACTCCAGCGTTTCCAATAGGAGAAAGAACGGATGATCCTATAAGGATGCACATCCCAGATCGTCTTACAGCAGGAGCTAATCTCTCAGGAATTCCTGCAATAGTAGCTCCGGCAGGTTTTGTAGGTCACTTACCGATTGGTTATCAAATAATGGGAAGACATTTTGACGAAAAGGGGCTTCTCTCTCTTGTTAAACTTGTAGAAAAAATAAAACCTTTTAAAGGGCTTTCCTATGAATGA
- the gatB gene encoding Asp-tRNA(Asn)/Glu-tRNA(Gln) amidotransferase subunit GatB, whose translation MNDYKVTIGIEVHAQLKTTTKLFCGCPTSFGEAPNTNVCPICLGLPGVLPSLNKKAVELAIRAALALNCEIHKKSIFARKNYFYPDLPKGYQITQYKSPLATSGKILVEGKEVRIKRVHLEEESAKLIHEKDKSLIDYNRAGIPLIEIVTEPDIDSPEMALAYLKKLQKILEFTQVSDAIMAKGELRCEPNVSVSKEEGKLGTRTEIKNLNSFRAVGRALRSEVKRQIEILERGGIVEQATIHYSEKTGKTRIGRAKEEASDYRYFPEPDLPPLVLEEEWIEEIRKSLEELPEERMERYKNLGVSEEEAKIISGSKKASKLFEETLRILNEPLEISRWLIREYRNFQEPDISAENLANIIKMVLSGKLSRINGSLVFKLMVETGKSPIEIVEERNLIQISDPEALKKVIEEVFKEQPKEFERFKKGEKKLLGFFVGEVMKKTKGRADPKEVSRILSEYEKN comes from the coding sequence ATGAATGATTATAAAGTCACAATAGGAATTGAAGTTCACGCTCAACTAAAGACAACTACAAAACTGTTCTGTGGTTGCCCTACAAGTTTTGGGGAAGCTCCAAATACAAATGTTTGTCCAATTTGCCTTGGGCTTCCTGGGGTTCTTCCTTCTTTAAACAAAAAAGCTGTTGAATTAGCCATAAGAGCTGCTCTTGCATTGAACTGTGAGATTCACAAAAAGTCAATTTTTGCAAGGAAAAATTATTTTTATCCTGATCTTCCTAAGGGGTATCAAATTACTCAGTATAAATCTCCATTAGCTACTTCTGGGAAAATATTGGTGGAAGGAAAAGAAGTTAGAATAAAAAGAGTTCATCTTGAAGAGGAATCCGCGAAACTAATTCATGAAAAGGATAAATCTCTAATTGATTATAATAGAGCTGGGATTCCTTTAATAGAGATTGTAACAGAACCAGATATTGATTCTCCTGAGATGGCTCTTGCTTATTTGAAGAAACTGCAAAAAATTTTGGAATTTACTCAGGTTTCAGACGCTATTATGGCAAAAGGAGAACTCAGATGTGAACCAAATGTGTCTGTTAGTAAGGAAGAAGGAAAACTTGGCACAAGGACAGAGATAAAGAATTTAAATTCTTTTAGAGCTGTTGGAAGAGCCCTTAGATCCGAGGTAAAACGTCAGATAGAGATTTTAGAAAGAGGAGGAATTGTTGAACAGGCAACTATTCATTATTCTGAAAAGACTGGCAAAACCAGAATAGGTAGAGCGAAAGAGGAAGCTTCAGATTATAGATACTTCCCTGAGCCAGATTTACCGCCTCTCGTTTTGGAAGAAGAATGGATTGAGGAAATTAGAAAAAGTTTAGAAGAATTACCTGAAGAGAGGATGGAAAGATACAAAAATCTTGGAGTTAGTGAAGAAGAGGCTAAGATAATCTCTGGTTCAAAGAAAGCCTCTAAATTATTTGAAGAAACTTTAAGAATTCTAAATGAGCCTCTTGAAATTAGTAGATGGCTTATAAGGGAATATAGAAATTTTCAAGAACCAGATATTTCTGCGGAGAACCTTGCAAATATAATAAAAATGGTTCTATCTGGAAAATTATCAAGAATTAATGGTTCTTTAGTTTTTAAATTAATGGTAGAGACCGGGAAGTCTCCTATAGAGATTGTGGAGGAAAGAAATCTAATACAAATCTCTGATCCAGAGGCCCTGAAAAAAGTTATTGAAGAGGTGTTTAAAGAGCAACCGAAGGAATTTGAACGCTTTAAAAAAGGAGAAAAGAAATTATTAGGTTTTTTTGTGGGAGAAGTGATGAAAAAAACGAAAGGAAGAGCTGATCCAAAAGAAGTTTCGAGAATACTCTCTGAATATGAAAAAAATTGA